The nucleotide sequence CATCATCACCTTGAGCAGCTGGAACTCGACGGCGGTCAGCCCCAGGTCATGGCCATCCGCCAGGGCCTGCCAGCCTTCTTCGTTGAGCGTCAGCTGGCCCTTGGCGGAGCTTTGCGAGAGCGTCTGGTCGAGTGCCTGGCTGCGACGCAGCACGGCCTTGATGCGGGCGACCACCTCGCGCGGGCTGAAGGGTTTGCAGATGTAGTCATCGGCGCCCAGCTCCAGCCCCAGCAGGCGATCCACTTCCTCGACGCGGGCGGTCAGCATCACGATGGGCAGCAGGGCGTCTTCAGCGCGCAGCTGACGGCACAGGGTGAGGCCATCGGTGCCCGGCAGCATCAGGTCGAGCAGGACCAGTGCCGGTCTCTCGTCATTGACCGCGGCGATGACGGCATTGCCATCATCCACGTGGCGGGTGCGATAACCGCTGCCATTCAGATAATCGCACAGCAGGCTGGCGATCTTGGGCTCATCCTCGACCACCAGAATCAGTGGCTTGCGAGATTGTGCCTGGTCATCGGAGTGGTCGGCGTGAATGTCGCTCATGGTCAAGAGTCCTTGCGGATGAAAAAGAGTCAGTCTCAAGTAGACAACAGCGGCAGGCGAATGTCCCATCGCAGCCCGCCCAGTGTGGAGTGCCCCGGCACCAGCTCGCCTTCATGGGCACTCACTAGCGCGCTGGCGATGGCCAGCCCCAGCCCGCTGCCACCGCTTGAGCGATTGCGCGAGTTCTCGACGCGATACAGTCGCTCTGTGAGGTGGGCAAGCTCGGCGTCCGGCACGCCGGGGCTGGAATCCTCCCAGCGCACGATCGCCCAGCCGGGGTGGCCGGCTCCCTGGGCGGGGCTGGCGGCTTCGTGCAGCAGACTGACCTTGAGCCTGCCCGGTGCATCGGTATAGGCACGGGTGTTGCTGGCCAGGTTGCTCCACAGCTGATGCAGGCGTTGCGTGTCGCCCAGCACCCGCAGCGGCAGCGGGATGTCGGTCTCCAGTGCGATCCCGGCATCCGCCAGCCAGCCGCGCAGGTCGTCCAGGCTGTCACGGAGCTGGGTATCCAGCGCCAGCGGCTCGCGCCAGGCTTCCAGCGTACCGGCATCGCTCTGTGCCAGCAGGCGCAGGTCCGCCACCAGGCGATTGAGGGCGTCCACCTCCTGGGCCAGCGAGCCGAGGCTTGAATGGCTCATCGGGCGGAAGCCATCCTGCATGGCTTCAATCTCGCCCTTGAGCACCGCCAGGGGAGTCCGCAACTCGTGGGAGATGTCGCTGACCCAGCGCTGGCGGGAATCGCGATTGCTCTCCAGTGTCGCCGCCAGGGCATTGAAGTCCTCGGCCAGCCGCGACAGCTCATCCTGCCCGCGGACCGGCAGACGGGTGGCATAGTCGCCACTCGACAGGCGATTGGCACCAGAGGCCAGGTCACGGACGCGGTGCCCCAGCCACCAGGCGATCCCGGCGGCCGCCAGCAGCGAGGCGAAGGCGGATGAGAGCATGATGATGGCCAGATCGCGCGACTGACGTTCCAGATACTGGTCCTTGCCGCGCTTCAGCATCTCGCTTACCGGCAGATAGCCGAGTTCTCCGATCTTGCTGCCATCAAGCATCAGGTCCTTGAACTGCATGCCGGGAATGGGGCGCGGTGCCCCATTGAGACGCTGGCCATCGGCATCACGCAGCATGTAATCCTGTGGGCGCGTCATGTTGGGCCCCAGCAGCATGGCCTGCTCTCCGACCGGCGGGCGCGACATGCCGGGGCCGGGCATCATGCTGTCCTCCCGTCCCGGCGGGCGCGACATGCCGGGGCCGGGCATCATGCTGTCCTCCCGGCCTGGCGGCGGTGACATGCCGGGCCCGGGCATCATGCCGTCCTCTTCGCTCGGCGGGCGGGAGTGCACGATACGCCCCCAGTTGCGCCGACTCTTGAGCCATTGCC is from Cobetia marina and encodes:
- a CDS encoding response regulator, yielding MSDIHADHSDDQAQSRKPLILVVEDEPKIASLLCDYLNGSGYRTRHVDDGNAVIAAVNDERPALVLLDLMLPGTDGLTLCRQLRAEDALLPIVMLTARVEEVDRLLGLELGADDYICKPFSPREVVARIKAVLRRSQALDQTLSQSSAKGQLTLNEEGWQALADGHDLGLTAVEFQLLKVMMQSPGRIFSRDQLMDHMYRDHRIVSERTVDSHVKKLRRKIASAWPERDVIRSIYGVGYKFEPDVLD
- a CDS encoding HAMP domain-containing histidine kinase, whose translation is MIQPVTALRSRLSVRLFVILLLTNVVIGGSIYLFISKSMDKGFAEYLQQTQQERVEMISTDLISAYAAEGSWQWLKSRRNWGRIVHSRPPSEEDGMMPGPGMSPPPGREDSMMPGPGMSRPPGREDSMMPGPGMSRPPVGEQAMLLGPNMTRPQDYMLRDADGQRLNGAPRPIPGMQFKDLMLDGSKIGELGYLPVSEMLKRGKDQYLERQSRDLAIIMLSSAFASLLAAAGIAWWLGHRVRDLASGANRLSSGDYATRLPVRGQDELSRLAEDFNALAATLESNRDSRQRWVSDISHELRTPLAVLKGEIEAMQDGFRPMSHSSLGSLAQEVDALNRLVADLRLLAQSDAGTLEAWREPLALDTQLRDSLDDLRGWLADAGIALETDIPLPLRVLGDTQRLHQLWSNLASNTRAYTDAPGRLKVSLLHEAASPAQGAGHPGWAIVRWEDSSPGVPDAELAHLTERLYRVENSRNRSSGGSGLGLAIASALVSAHEGELVPGHSTLGGLRWDIRLPLLST